CGCCTGCCAGTCCTTCACGTCGCTCTCCCTCGACCCGCCGCTGATCGCGTTCATGGTGGGCCGCACCTCGGCGACCTGGCCCCGGATCGCCCGCGCCGGCGTCTTCTGCGTCAACGTCCTCGCGGCGGACCAGGGCCCGCTGTGCCGGGCGTTCGCGGCGAGCGGCACGGACAAGTTCCTGGGCGTCGCCCACACCCCGGCCCCGCGCTCCGGGTCACCGCTGCTCACGGGCGTCCTCGCCTGGATCGACTGCACGGTCCACGCGGTGCACACCGGCGGCGACCACCTGATCGTGGTGGGCCGGGTGGACGCGCTGGGCGCCGAGGGGGAGACGGCGGAGCCGCTGCTGTTCCACCGGGGACAGTTCCTGAGCTGACCTCCGCGCCCCACCCTCCACGCCGGGCCAGGCCGGGCCACGCCCCGCCCTCCGCACCCCACCCCCACACCGGGCCACGCCCCACCCGTCCCGCCAGACACACCCGCCCCACCAGACCCCGGGTAACGAGTGCGTTACCCCGGTTAATTTCCCGCGCCCAGGTCTTGGCTGGAAACCGCCCTCCTCTTATCGTTCACGCACTGCACTCAATCGTTCCGTTGAACGAATACGGACCGGTCCGTGCGAACGACAAGCGAGAAGGACGGTCGGTCCATGCCCGACATCCACCACCCGGGACGGCGGTCGGTCCTCGCCGCGGGCGCCGCCGTCGGCGCGTCCTGGCTGCTGTCCGGCTGTACGGGGGCCTCGGCCGCCCCCGTCCTGCCGACCACCGCGCTCCGGGGCGCCCCCGACCGCGGCGGCGTCCTGCGCGTCGCCAGGCCGCCCGCCTCCGAGGCCGAGACCCTGGACCCGGCCAGTTCCCTGTCCGCGTACGAGTACCTGGGCGCCCTCTACAACCGGCTGGTCCGGGTCGGCCCGGACGGCGAACTGGCCCCCGACCTGGCGGAGAGCTGGGAGCCGGACGCGCGGGCCCGCACCTGGACCTTCCGGCTGCGCGCGGGCGTCACCTTCCACGACGGGCGGCCCTTCACCTCCGCCGACGCCGCCTACACCCTGCGCCACATCCTCGACAAGGCCACCGGCTCCCCGCAGGCCGGCGTCCTCGCCCCGCTCCTCGACCCGGCCGCGCTGCGCACCCCGGACGCCCACACCCTCGTCGTCCCGCTCAAGAGCCCGAACGCCGAGTTCCCGAGCCTGCTCACGCACTACAACTGCTACGTCGTCCCGGACGGCAGCGCCCGCTCCATCGGCCGCACCGGCATCGGCACGGGACCCTTCAAGCTGGAGTCCTTCGCCCCCGCGGGCCCCGGCCGGGTCACCGCGCACGCCGACCACTTCGCGGGCCGCCCGGTCCTCGACGCCATCGACTTCTACTCGGTCGCCGACATGTCCGCCCGGTCGAACGCCCTGCTCGCCGGGCAGGTCCACCTCCTCTCGCAGACCAACCTGGACTTCGCGACCGCCCGCGTGGTCGCCGCCTCCGACCGGGCCACCGTCGCCCGCGTCAAGGACGCCCAGTGGTACGTGCTGCCGATGCTCACCACCGAGAAGCCCTTCACCGACGTACGGGTGCGGCAGGCGATGAAGCTCGCCTACGACCCCGAGCACGTCGTGAAGGTCGCCCTCCAGGGCGCGGGCACCGCGGGCTGGGACAACCCGGTGCCGCCGTCCGACCCCGCGCACCTGGCCGGGCACCCCGAGCACGACCCGGAGAAGGCCAGGTACCTGCTCAGGCGGGCCGGGCACGAGGGGCTCGCCGTCGACCTGTACACCTCGTCCTACGATCCGCTGTTCACGCCGATGGCACTCGCCTACCAGGACTCGGCCAGGCGGGCCGGCATCCGGGTCAGGGTCAGGACCGCGGCGGCCGACTCGTACTACACGCAGATCTGGATGAAGAAGCCGCTGATGGCCACCTACTGGTTCACCGGCAGACCCGTCGACCAGCTCTTCACGCAGATCTTCCGCGGCGGCTCCTCCTACAACGAGACCGCCTGGAGGGACCAGGACTTCGACGCCGTCCTCGACCGCGCCCGCGCCGAGACCGACGACCGCAGACGCGCCGAACTGTACGGCGAGGCACAGACGTTGGTGATCGAGCGGGGCGGCGCGATGACCCCGATGTTCGCCGACCGGCTGGTCGGGATCTCCCGCCGGGTGCGCGGATACGCCGAGCACGGCTTCGAGTTCGACTACCTCGGCATCGGCCTGAA
The sequence above is a segment of the Streptomyces griseoviridis genome. Coding sequences within it:
- a CDS encoding flavin reductase family protein, which produces MGQAGTAEAAVRYLRSAPGAARRATGLRCVRQDERAPVDRTEFRRVLGHFASGVTVITAPPAGQDPGPAGFACQSFTSLSLDPPLIAFMVGRTSATWPRIARAGVFCVNVLAADQGPLCRAFAASGTDKFLGVAHTPAPRSGSPLLTGVLAWIDCTVHAVHTGGDHLIVVGRVDALGAEGETAEPLLFHRGQFLS
- a CDS encoding ABC transporter substrate-binding protein, encoding MPDIHHPGRRSVLAAGAAVGASWLLSGCTGASAAPVLPTTALRGAPDRGGVLRVARPPASEAETLDPASSLSAYEYLGALYNRLVRVGPDGELAPDLAESWEPDARARTWTFRLRAGVTFHDGRPFTSADAAYTLRHILDKATGSPQAGVLAPLLDPAALRTPDAHTLVVPLKSPNAEFPSLLTHYNCYVVPDGSARSIGRTGIGTGPFKLESFAPAGPGRVTAHADHFAGRPVLDAIDFYSVADMSARSNALLAGQVHLLSQTNLDFATARVVAASDRATVARVKDAQWYVLPMLTTEKPFTDVRVRQAMKLAYDPEHVVKVALQGAGTAGWDNPVPPSDPAHLAGHPEHDPEKARYLLRRAGHEGLAVDLYTSSYDPLFTPMALAYQDSARRAGIRVRVRTAAADSYYTQIWMKKPLMATYWFTGRPVDQLFTQIFRGGSSYNETAWRDQDFDAVLDRARAETDDRRRAELYGEAQTLVIERGGAMTPMFADRLVGISRRVRGYAEHGFEFDYLGIGLKGA